In Streptomyces violaceusniger Tu 4113, one DNA window encodes the following:
- a CDS encoding type II toxin-antitoxin system VapB family antitoxin, giving the protein MIFKRIGNGRPYPDHGRESTRQWADVAPRPVRLDQLVTTKQQLDLETLLAEDSTFYGDLFAHVVKWQGDLYLEDGLHRAVRAALQQRQVLHARVLELEG; this is encoded by the coding sequence GTGATCTTCAAGCGCATCGGAAACGGTCGGCCCTATCCCGACCACGGACGGGAAAGCACCCGCCAGTGGGCGGATGTCGCCCCACGCCCGGTACGTCTTGACCAGTTGGTCACGACGAAGCAGCAGCTCGACCTGGAGACGCTGCTCGCGGAGGACTCGACGTTCTACGGGGACCTCTTCGCCCATGTCGTGAAATGGCAGGGCGATCTCTATCTGGAGGACGGGCTGCACCGGGCGGTGCGCGCCGCGCTCCAGCAGCGCCAGGTGCTGCACGCGCGGGTCCTGGAGCTCGAGGGCTGA
- a CDS encoding LytR C-terminal domain-containing protein has product MSMLTPPGMGGKYRITGNRYPRMSRPRSRRRLMFAAFGSVLTLGLVGWGTLQLIDVFSGDSDDQTVRAAHGTGDCERGDKRPDEKAKSGRSDSGQSGQGGRQGRTGGKLPKPHQITVNVYNATTRSGLAKDTAKELEKRGFKIGKVGNAPEEYDKKVKTAGMLLGAPGAGDGAFNVLGTQLSGAQTKNDARNGKDVDLIIGNSFKDLVKQKDADKALAALAKPSPAPSGKPCR; this is encoded by the coding sequence ATGAGCATGCTGACCCCTCCCGGCATGGGCGGAAAGTACCGCATTACGGGCAATCGCTATCCGCGGATGAGCCGACCCCGGAGCCGCCGGCGGCTGATGTTCGCCGCATTCGGCTCGGTCCTGACGCTCGGCCTGGTCGGCTGGGGAACACTTCAGCTCATCGACGTCTTCTCCGGAGACAGCGACGACCAGACGGTCCGCGCGGCGCACGGCACCGGGGACTGCGAGCGCGGCGACAAGCGCCCCGACGAGAAGGCGAAGTCCGGGCGGTCCGACAGCGGCCAGAGCGGTCAGGGCGGCCGGCAGGGCCGTACCGGCGGGAAACTGCCCAAGCCCCACCAGATCACGGTCAACGTCTACAACGCGACCACGCGCTCCGGCCTCGCCAAGGACACCGCGAAGGAGCTGGAGAAGCGCGGCTTCAAGATCGGGAAGGTGGGCAACGCCCCGGAGGAGTACGACAAGAAGGTCAAGACCGCCGGGATGCTGCTCGGCGCACCTGGCGCCGGCGACGGGGCCTTCAACGTGCTCGGCACTCAGCTCAGCGGCGCCCAGACCAAGAACGACGCGCGCAACGGCAAGGACGTCGACCTGATCATCGGCAACAGTTTCAAGGACCTGGTCAAGCAGAAGGACGCCGACAAGGCGCTGGCCGCCCTGGCCAAGCCCTCGCCCGCGCCCTCCGGAAAGCCCTGCCGCTGA
- the upp gene encoding uracil phosphoribosyltransferase — protein MRTHVVDHPLVAHKLTTLRDKRTDSPTFRRLADELVTLLAYEATRDVRTEQVDIETPVTATTGVRLSHPRPMVVPILRAGLGMLDGMVRLLPTAEVGFLGMIRDEETLQASTYATRMPEDLSGRQVYVLDPMLATGGTLVAAIRELISRGADDVTALCLLAAPQGVELMERELAGAPVTVVTSSIDERLNEQGYIVPGLGDAGDRMYGSAG, from the coding sequence ATGCGGACCCACGTCGTCGACCACCCGCTGGTGGCGCACAAACTCACCACGCTGCGCGACAAGCGCACCGACTCCCCCACCTTCCGGCGGCTCGCCGACGAGCTGGTGACCCTGCTCGCGTACGAGGCCACGCGCGATGTGCGCACCGAGCAGGTCGACATCGAGACCCCGGTGACGGCCACGACCGGAGTGCGGCTGTCCCATCCGCGCCCCATGGTCGTGCCGATCCTGCGGGCCGGTCTCGGGATGCTCGACGGCATGGTGCGGCTGCTGCCCACCGCGGAGGTCGGCTTCCTCGGCATGATCCGTGACGAGGAGACGCTCCAGGCGTCCACCTACGCCACCCGGATGCCCGAGGACCTCTCCGGCCGTCAGGTCTACGTCCTGGACCCGATGCTCGCCACCGGCGGGACGCTGGTCGCGGCGATCAGGGAGCTGATATCGCGGGGCGCCGACGACGTGACCGCGCTGTGTCTGCTGGCGGCGCCGCAGGGTGTCGAGCTCATGGAGCGCGAGCTGGCGGGCGCGCCGGTGACGGTGGTCACCTCGTCCATCGACGAGCGGCTCAACGAGCAGGGGTACATCGTGCCCGGGCTCGGCGACGCGGGTGACCGGATGTACGGGAGCGCGGGCTGA
- a CDS encoding tRNA adenosine deaminase-associated protein: MTSGRVTVYFAALLARTAEGWEASDTELDDVETLTDLIELARLASKDDDTVLAFIEHEDAWFGVVRVDGEDDPHIYVSDAAAAARTSYGTMLTDELLGRDPDDDLDSLVDLDGTEDGEPDRDDEDADDAPVPLGPLGDADILADYGMDEKELKSLDGDALESIAEMLGCSMEGLEAVR, from the coding sequence ATGACCAGTGGGAGAGTCACGGTGTACTTCGCCGCATTGCTCGCGCGCACCGCAGAAGGGTGGGAAGCGAGCGACACAGAGCTCGATGACGTGGAAACCCTGACGGATCTGATCGAACTGGCCCGTCTGGCCTCCAAGGACGACGACACGGTTTTGGCCTTCATCGAGCACGAAGACGCGTGGTTCGGCGTCGTCCGTGTGGACGGCGAGGACGACCCGCACATCTACGTATCGGACGCGGCAGCGGCCGCCCGCACCTCGTACGGCACGATGCTCACCGACGAGCTGCTCGGCCGGGACCCCGACGACGATCTGGACAGCCTGGTCGACCTGGACGGCACCGAGGACGGCGAGCCGGACCGGGACGACGAGGACGCGGACGACGCCCCGGTCCCGCTCGGCCCGCTCGGCGACGCCGACATCCTGGCCGACTACGGCATGGACGAGAAGGAGCTGAAGTCTCTCGACGGGGACGCCCTCGAATCGATCGCCGAGATGCTGGGCTGCAGCATGGAGGGGCTGGAGGCGGTGCGCTGA
- the tadA gene encoding tRNA adenosine(34) deaminase TadA, with translation MTDPLTGLLPGPEPDPLRDPWRAPMRLALEEAVRAPETGDVPVGAVVLGPDGSVLGRGRNEREAHGDPTAHAEVLALRAAAHHLGGWRLTGCTLVVTLEPCTMCAGAIVLSRLNRLVYGAVDEKAGAVGSLWDVVRDRRLNHRPEVIAGVLAEACAAPLTAFFRKS, from the coding sequence ATGACCGATCCGCTGACCGGCCTCCTGCCCGGCCCCGAACCCGACCCCCTGCGCGATCCCTGGCGCGCCCCGATGCGCCTGGCGCTGGAGGAGGCGGTACGGGCACCCGAGACGGGAGATGTGCCGGTCGGCGCCGTCGTGCTGGGCCCGGACGGCTCGGTACTCGGCCGCGGCCGCAACGAGCGCGAGGCCCACGGCGACCCCACGGCCCACGCCGAGGTCCTCGCCCTCCGAGCCGCCGCCCACCACCTCGGCGGCTGGCGGCTGACCGGCTGCACCCTGGTGGTCACCCTGGAGCCGTGCACGATGTGCGCCGGCGCGATCGTCCTGTCCCGCCTGAACCGGCTGGTCTACGGCGCCGTGGACGAGAAGGCCGGCGCGGTCGGCTCCCTCTGGGACGTCGTCCGCGACCGCCGCCTCAACCACCGCCCCGAGGTCATCGCGGGCGTCCTGGCGGAGGCGTGCGCGGCCCCCCTGACCGCCTTCTTCCGCAAGTCCTGA
- a CDS encoding TetR/AcrR family transcriptional regulator, translating to MSPATPPADRPLRADARQNVEHILDVAQEVFADLGYQASIAEVAKRSGLGMGTIYRHFPNKAVLVERIAIKVMRESLAEVRGALAGEPATWPAFTGVVRHMTSLRSSQLFPVSRGRATEAGPELVAVRTQLLAALEDLVTRTQQAGILRDDVNAYDIVLMLNSIPPRHTADTVDDEPVSDLADRYIGVLLDGLRAPGSEPLSRPAPGRREIDQFFRTTQGL from the coding sequence ATGAGCCCAGCCACGCCCCCCGCAGACCGGCCACTTCGCGCCGACGCCCGCCAGAACGTCGAGCACATCCTCGACGTCGCCCAGGAGGTCTTCGCCGACCTCGGCTACCAGGCGTCGATCGCGGAAGTCGCGAAGCGCTCCGGCTTGGGCATGGGCACGATCTACCGCCACTTCCCGAACAAGGCCGTGCTGGTCGAACGCATCGCGATCAAGGTGATGCGGGAGAGCCTGGCCGAAGTGCGGGGCGCCCTCGCCGGAGAACCGGCCACCTGGCCCGCCTTCACCGGGGTCGTACGCCACATGACGAGCCTGCGCAGCAGCCAGCTCTTCCCCGTATCGCGTGGGCGGGCCACCGAAGCGGGACCGGAACTCGTCGCCGTCCGCACCCAGCTCCTGGCCGCCTTGGAGGACCTGGTGACCCGGACCCAGCAGGCGGGCATCCTGCGCGACGACGTCAACGCCTACGACATCGTCCTGATGCTGAACTCCATCCCGCCGCGGCACACAGCCGACACGGTGGATGACGAACCCGTGTCCGACCTGGCCGACCGCTACATCGGCGTCCTCCTGGACGGGCTGCGGGCCCCCGGCTCCGAGCCCCTGTCCCGACCCGCCCCCGGCCGCCGGGAGATCGACCAGTTCTTCCGCACCACGCAGGGGCTCTGA
- a CDS encoding FAD-binding oxidoreductase, whose product MTVSADPHTDFPVGFRGRVLRPGDNRYDAARALYQGRAADEGPALIAQCADEDDVATVLRYASARRIPVAVRGGGHGSDEYAMPGGALVVDLSPMKAIAVDPVTRVVRAQPGVLLGELDAAAQRHGLAVPAGTVSTTGVAGLTLGGGIGHLMRRYGATVDNLLACDMVTVDGRKVRADATENPELFWALRGGGGNFGVVTAFEYRAHPVGPDVVAGQLIVGFDRAADVLGRLPAHMATAPRELGLLTAITLAPAPTLPEEVHGKPVLVLVPVYTGDLGKADEAIAPLAALARPLANLVTPMPWLRANSLLDAIAPHGKRMNSTGGYLPALSADAIDALLTHGSSAPPNPGAATTINLWCMGGAISQDTAEDETAFSREGAAWLWEAIAMWDTPEQDSPYAQWATAVDAALRPHSLTNGYTNLTDDLGEEWRRGVHGSQAKHQRLRAVKAAWDPDNLLRFNKNIAPANTESARAA is encoded by the coding sequence ATGACCGTCTCGGCAGACCCCCACACCGATTTCCCCGTCGGCTTCCGCGGCCGGGTGCTGCGCCCGGGCGACAACCGCTACGACGCCGCACGGGCCCTGTACCAAGGCCGCGCCGCTGACGAGGGGCCCGCGCTGATCGCGCAGTGCGCCGACGAGGACGACGTCGCGACCGTCCTGCGCTACGCCTCCGCCCGCCGCATCCCGGTCGCCGTACGCGGCGGGGGACACGGCTCCGACGAATACGCGATGCCGGGCGGCGCCCTGGTCGTCGACCTCTCGCCGATGAAGGCGATCGCCGTCGACCCCGTGACCCGGGTGGTACGGGCCCAGCCGGGCGTCCTGCTCGGTGAGCTGGACGCCGCCGCCCAGCGGCACGGCCTGGCCGTACCCGCCGGGACGGTCAGCACCACCGGGGTGGCCGGCCTGACCCTGGGCGGCGGGATCGGCCACCTGATGCGCCGCTACGGCGCCACCGTCGACAACCTGCTGGCCTGCGACATGGTCACCGTGGACGGACGCAAGGTCCGCGCCGACGCGACCGAGAACCCGGAACTGTTCTGGGCGCTGCGCGGCGGGGGCGGAAACTTCGGGGTCGTCACCGCATTCGAGTACCGCGCGCACCCGGTCGGGCCGGACGTCGTGGCCGGTCAGTTGATCGTCGGCTTCGACCGGGCCGCCGACGTCCTCGGCCGGCTCCCCGCGCACATGGCCACCGCCCCGCGCGAGCTGGGCCTGCTCACCGCGATCACCCTGGCCCCCGCGCCGACGCTGCCCGAGGAAGTGCACGGCAAGCCGGTCCTCGTCCTCGTCCCCGTCTACACCGGCGACCTCGGCAAGGCCGACGAGGCCATCGCCCCGCTCGCCGCACTCGCCCGCCCGCTGGCCAACCTGGTCACCCCGATGCCGTGGCTGCGGGCGAACAGCCTCTTGGACGCCATCGCTCCGCACGGCAAGCGGATGAACTCAACGGGCGGCTACCTTCCGGCCCTGTCCGCCGATGCCATCGACGCCCTCCTGACCCATGGGTCCTCCGCACCCCCCAACCCCGGCGCTGCCACCACGATCAACCTGTGGTGCATGGGCGGCGCGATCTCCCAGGACACCGCCGAGGACGAGACCGCGTTCTCCCGCGAGGGCGCCGCCTGGCTGTGGGAAGCGATCGCCATGTGGGACACGCCCGAGCAGGACTCGCCATACGCGCAATGGGCGACAGCCGTCGACGCCGCCCTGCGACCCCACTCCCTGACCAACGGCTACACCAACCTCACCGACGACCTGGGCGAGGAATGGCGCCGAGGAGTCCACGGAAGCCAGGCCAAGCACCAGCGGCTGCGGGCTGTCAAGGCCGCCTGGGACCCCGACAACCTGCTCCGCTTCAACAAGAACATCGCCCCCG